ATACTTCTTGAACTTAGAggtctgtctccttccccaggtAAGGGAGGTTTTCATctgtcatttcttcaaataacttATCTGCCcgcatcctttcttttcttcttctcagaCCCCTATAAGGCAAATGTTTTTTCACTTGATGTTGTCCAGGAGatcccttaacttttttttttttttttttactgttcagCTTGGGTTCTTCCCATTGCCCTCTTTCTATATCACTAATCTGTTCTTTTCTATCCTCTTATCTGTTGATTCCCTTTAGTTCatctttcatttcagatattgTGTTCTTCAACTCTGAtgggttctttttaaattttctctttgttcaggTTCTCGGTAAGTTTATCAACCCCATTGTCCAatccagtgagcatctttatgtcCATAATTTTGAACTATTAGGCatatttcttatttccatttatttagtccTGTTTCcaaggttttggttttgtttgaagTAGACTCTTTTGTCTCCTCctcttgctttacttttttttctgtgaattacaTGCAACAGCTACTTTTCCAAAGTAGAGTGATACTGTGTAGTCCTTGCCTGTGGAGAATGTGTGCCTGGTGACTTTAGCTGGCTTTCTGAATGTGTGGATGTCATGGGCTTGGGTCCTGGGGCACTTCGTGTTAGGGCCACTTTGGTGGGATGTACAGAACCAAAGCACGTACAGGCCAGGACAGTCTCATGCCTCTCCACATAGAGTGCACCCTGGCCAGACAGCTGGTGCTATAGTAGGTATTGTCTGGAGGCATTCCCAGGGTTTTTGCCTGGTAAGATAGCTGAAGCTAAAGAGGTTTCATTCTGGGCAGCCTGGGGCTCTCCACGGAGCTAGTGCCCTGGGCAGGACAACTTGAGTTTTACTGAGCATGGGCCAGGGCTTCCCAAGACCCTTCGTGCAGGTGGCACCCTGGTTGGGTGTGAGCTAATTTGGAAGGGCCTGGGATGCTCTGAACCGGGGGTGTCCTGGCGAGTTATCTGGAGGTGAAGTGGTGGGGATCTGGATTATTCTGGGGTGCTTTGTGCTTATGTCACCTTGGTGAGTCAGCTGTTGGGAACACGGACCATGGGTGTTCTGCTGGGGTCTCTGCTGGGGCCACCTTCACGGACACTGTGTTGGTTTGGGTCAGGGGCCTGGTGCTGCTGAAGTGGTAAGCTGGCTGTGGTGTCCAGACCTGCTTGTATGTGTGCTCTCAGGGTGGACAGGGAAGACAGTGATGTTCACCAGCCCCTCACAAGCCCCTACACTGCTTGGCAGAGTTCTGGGGCAGGATCTTTTATATTCTAGTTACCCTTTGAAACCTCATTGTTTTTTCTGTATCCCAGGGCAGATAGATCTGCTCATAGTCCTTCAGTATTATCCCCTCCACTGTGGTTCTCAGTGGGTTTGGGGGTTCCCTTCATGactatgtttctttctctctcttgcctttttgTATATGGTCTgtcttgctgtgcagaagctgttaGGTTAGCCCTTTATTGTTCTTCAGGAGGAAATTGGTGTAATTTGTTGGAGGAGCtgagttcagggtcttcctatGTGGCAAACTTGGACtagaacttttcattttgatagttttcacatggtttggttttgtttagttAGCCAAGCAACATTATACCTTGTAGCATAACAATGGATTCTTCTACATTTCATGAATACAATTCTGTGTAAGGTGATGACATTCATTATCATTGTTACTTTAATTTTGCTTTCCAGGAAATAACAGTACAACAACTAATGTCTCATTTGGACTCCATCAGGAAAGACATGGTCATCCTAGAAAAAAGTGAATTTGCAAATCTGAGAGCAGAGAATCAGGTGATACAGGTTTTGGATTATTACTAATAAAATAACTGATTTCACATGTATTCCACTTGGTGAGGAGTAGGACCAAATAATGATTTTATGTGGTCATAGATCAAAGTATACTACATGTTTAACTGTAACTAAGTTTCTATGTATAAATCAGTTTCTTGAACAAAGATTAAGGGTTATACCTTACACGTATACAAGTCATATGGAAGGGAAAATCTTTGAGCTCtttattatgtaaaatttctCTTACAGCTCATTATAATGTTCTCGGAATTTAATGGgacattttccattttacatgATTCTGTGCTAACTTTTGtcagttaaaagaaaactttatacTTCAGTTGGAATTTTGTTTACtagcttaaatatttttaaattttgaatatcaGTCATGGTTTAAAAGtaagaatacctttttttttaactgttcataaaaattttttgaatatgatgaaatattttccttttttgtgtagTTATACTTAATCCTTGACTAGAAATGTATAGATATCGTCCAGTTTTTGCTATTGCAGAGTTTCagatttgttgaataaattatgcTGTAGATGTTTGGTGTAATGGCAATTGCATGTGATTTTCTTTAtaactagaaaatgaaaactgaattgGAACAAGTGAAGCAACAACTGATCGTAAGTTTAAGTACTTAAGCACTTCAGAATATTTTACTAATTTCAGAACATTATgagatttcttaatatttttattttctttaaagaatgaaaCCAGTCAAATCAGAGCAGACAATAAACTGGACATCAACCTAGAAAGGAGCAGAGTAACTGATATGGTAATGTGCTTCTAAATGTGCCTTCTTGGTaacttagcctttttttttttaacctcctgaTTCATCATATCCTTTAGTTTACAGATcaagaaaagaaactgatggAAGCAACCACAGAATTTACCAGCAAGGTAAACTAGtatgtaaaaatgtcttttataccATTCTCATGTATAACTGCTTATATGTGTTGTACCTgaactgtgatctctgtcagaatCTAGCTTTCCTGgtaacatattttataactaaattatttctataaacaaaagaactattttttgaaagacaagGATTCACAATTAGCATTTTAAATGAAGGCAGAGGTTAACAGTAACTATCTATTGAATGCTTATTATGTATCAGATACTGTTTTACTTGCTTTACTTCTATTCTCCTTAGCCTCTTAAGGCCctctttattcccattttgctagtttggaaaatgaggcacagggaGATTAAAGTCACCTAGCTACTAAGTGTTGGAGCCAGAATGTGACCCTGGATTCTAAACTCCATATTCTACAACTGTTTACCTTCCCTAACCCTAAGTTGCGATCCTTGTTTAATCTCTATGGCTTAAGTAAGACCCAGCTTTTTGAGTCAGCCTGCAAGTTAAGAACCGTTTGGTCTGCATTCCACCACAAGAGACATCacgctttttttgttgtttttaagattttagaaagCGCACGAgccagagaggggcaggagaacgtcttaagcagactctgtgctgagcttagAGCCACAGGCAGCGCTcagtttcatgaccctgagatcacaacctgagccaaaaccaagagtggcaGTTTAACTGATTGTGCCACACATGTGCCTCAACGAGCATCACTCtttcttaattataattaaatagaaGGGAAGGCCTCATTTGTCTTTCCAAGTATTCTATTCTGGTCTATTCTTGGCcggataaaagaaataaacaaggaaatcaaaTTCTCTGAGAGCTCATTTCTAAGCTCCATATGCCATCTTATCTCTCTACTTACCCCTTAGCCCCTGTACACATAGCATTTGGTATTACTCCACAAAAGCATTTCTGCCATTCCCTTTAATATTGGTGCCAATTCACATTATGAATCTGGATGAGATTTCTTTAGATTGTGTATAAGTTTTCATTGTGATATCCTAAGGATTTTATAAAGTGTTTATAGTTTTGTgactaaaatttttcttttccttcttagtttattatcatatattttaGGTCTCAAATCTTTAACTGAGGCTTCTAGTAGTATGTACCCAAAATAGGTTAATccaaagaaatcaataataatGATCTCCAGATATCAAAAGTAGTATATTCTTTTTGTCAGTTTGTAACTAAGTTCATATGTTTTTTCTATCACTGTGTTTTTACTGTTTCCCCTGTTAAGACTTTTGCAATACAAAGTTAGCCCGTAAGTAAGGGTTTCTAATGTAAATGTTTGTGTCCATAATTCACAGGGACAAAAtttatctctttcttattttctgcaGGATACCAAAACCAGAAGTATTATTTCCGAGACCAGTAATAAGATTGACACTGAAATTGCTTCTTTGAAAACACTGATGGAGTCTAACAAGCTTGAAACAATTCGCTACCTTGCAGGTAAGGCAATTTGCTctcttgttaaaaaacaaaaatcagtagagtaaatctgaagatctaattcactttttaaaaattatttgggctGCCTCTTATCTAGCAAGTAGAAGGAATGGAAGCTCGATGcattgtacaaaatggaaggtttttataggaagaaaGGTGGGGCAAGAAAATTACgagcaaaagaaaaggattgtTCCAAGCAAGCTCACTTTCCCATGAGGATAAAAACAAGGGGTCTTACACAGATTACCTTCTGTGTAGAGGGCCCATTATCACTCATCGGAAAATCTCCCATTATTCAGTTAAAACTACATTTCTGAGAAAGTTTGAAAGTGCAGTTAATGTAGGTGTTAAGCCCTGGTTTGTAGACGAAGCCTAAGTGACGCCATTTGGGGCCTGTAGTTTAACAGTTCCCCCTTTGCTCAATCTCAGCTTAACTGAAAAATGTGATCAAAATTTAAGACATTAGTGCTGCTCTCAGTTACCATTATGTTGTTCTTTTCTCTGGTATTATTGGGGAGGAAGAATGTCCTTTgcccttctagctggactaagattgacatgagacagattaacaggagaaaacagacatgaaattccaaagacattCAGGCAATGTGAGGCTTATATGACGTCCTGAGCTAAGAATGGGGGGGTTCTGAGGATATAAAGGGAAGGACAGCCATTAgcaggaaggtgagaggagatgtttggaaaataaaGGTTGCTGTTACACAAATAAGCATCTTAGGTAAAGAGGAATCTCAGTAGCTGTCTCAGGGTATAGGCTGTCCTTTCTGTAATTGTAAACATAGGCATTTGGTGGGGAGGTAAGGAGTTTTTCctaaatctgctgggttttgactGCTTTTACCTGAAAGTGATGGGCATAGACAAAGTGGCCCATCTTAGTGCCTGCCCTTGGCACTTGAAGTTTCCTCTGAGACATCCCTGAAGTTTCACACACATAAAGTTGAGCCCTGGTAGATTGTTCCATCTTGTTGAATCAGTCTTTTAGTACTGTCAATAGATCAGCTCAGTTATAATCTCACTTCAGGAGGCCATGATAAAGGTATATTCTTAAAGTGAGGCTGtgatttaattaaataatcaatCAGGTGTCCTGACTTCTAGATGTCCAGCTGGACATATCCTCAGCTGGAGTGGGAGTGACAGTCTGACAGATTTTCCTGGTTTAGAGTCCACATATCTCTGATCTTTTGAGTGGCCCCTAGAACAACAGGGATGCAGAGGGTCTAGATGGGAGTTAGTGTGATTTTTTTGAAGGTTACCTcaagttgtttttatttgctttgcagGGCTTCAGGGAAGAGGGCAGTTTTAGTTCTCAAATGATTCCAAGTCAGAAAGgtaggagaaaaactgaaaatatgagTTTAGAGAGTTGTAGCTAGTCATTGGAGGAAACTAGAGGTAATCTGGATCTAGTCCAGTTTTTGATGAGCAGTATTAAAATCTAATACAcaggtgtgtttttctttttgtaatcacCATTTCTACCAAAGATAGCCAAATTGACACTAATTAAGGTCCTAAAAGAACATGGCCTGATTAATTTACATAAGTGCAGCAAGAATAGCACTTGACCATATAGGCTCTTTAAACCTGCTTTGCTGGAACTATTCGTAAGAAATCTCCAGATTAAATTGTCAGTTGCCATCAGACTTCACCTGCAGTACCTATAGATTTGGGTgaattcttcttttctctagGTTCCTGCACTGGCCAGGAAATGATCTTCTTTTCTTACCTGGTAAAGTTGCTGAGAACTCTGTAAGCAATAGTTATCAGGCTGATATTTACAAGGGGGCTTTATAGGCTCCATAAaatccttaaagctgtctggtcatatctgagtctgtgTAAATCTGTGTCTAAAATAGGACATTGCAGTCAAAGCCTGGATCATATAACCACAGTTTACCCATTGTGTCCTGTTAAAAGGAGAATGGACTCTTAGAATACTCGATGGGTTTCTGGATGCTGGAGATGAATGTTCCAAATTGCTGT
This DNA window, taken from Lutra lutra chromosome 10, mLutLut1.2, whole genome shotgun sequence, encodes the following:
- the CCDC90B gene encoding coiled-coil domain-containing protein 90B, mitochondrial; this encodes MWSRCVRRLLCSEGNVGHRFSSLGGVFSPALRRDFFTTTTKEGYDMRQVDITPLEQRKLTFDTHALVQDLETHGFDKTQAETIVSALTTLSNISLDSIYKEMVTRTQQEITVQQLMSHLDSIRKDMVILEKSEFANLRAENQKMKTELEQVKQQLINETSQIRADNKLDINLERSRVTDMFTDQEKKLMEATTEFTSKDTKTRSIISETSNKIDTEIASLKTLMESNKLETIRYLAASVFTCLAIALGFYRIWK